Proteins encoded within one genomic window of Cytophagales bacterium:
- a CDS encoding type II toxin-antitoxin system ParD family antitoxin, which produces MNVSLNPHFEDFVSKQLEGGRYNNASEVIRAGLRLLEEQELKVQELRREIDKGYKGEPVEFSAQEIKEMGRSLKS; this is translated from the coding sequence ATGAATGTGTCACTCAACCCTCATTTTGAAGACTTTGTTTCTAAGCAACTAGAAGGTGGTCGGTACAATAACGCAAGTGAGGTTATCAGAGCAGGTCTTCGATTATTGGAAGAACAGGAATTGAAGGTTCAAGAATTGCGTCGAGAAATTGACAAAGGTTATAAAGGCGAACCCGTGGAATTTAGTGCCCAAGAAATCAAAGAAATGGGCCGTTCTCTCAAATCGTAG